The following coding sequences lie in one Alloacidobacterium dinghuense genomic window:
- a CDS encoding c-type cytochrome: MIRIRTTGSPAIGRRRRGVTGLSLSALAAISLLAGCRQDMHDQPKFIPQRGTDFFTDGRSARPQVEHTVARGQLREDEYFYTGLVNGKEQDAMPFPATLTVLERGQERFNIYCTPCHSRVGNGDGMIVQRGYKPAGNYHDSKRLNQPLSHYFFVMSNGYGAMPDYSAQLTPADRWAVAAYIRALQLSQNAKESDVPQGVHVQNLSDVAEQQGLPASFAGPWPMATGTEVNALPPVGNVAGAPAENPKTPTLTPQPATATGAKKGETTSPEPKQ; this comes from the coding sequence ATGATCCGAATCCGCACAACGGGGTCCCCGGCGATAGGTCGACGTCGACGGGGTGTAACGGGTTTGTCCCTGAGCGCGCTGGCAGCGATCTCGCTGCTTGCCGGCTGCCGCCAGGACATGCATGATCAGCCGAAATTCATTCCGCAGCGCGGCACCGACTTCTTCACCGATGGCCGCTCCGCACGTCCGCAGGTGGAGCACACGGTAGCTCGCGGTCAACTGCGTGAAGATGAATACTTCTACACAGGTCTGGTGAACGGCAAAGAGCAGGATGCGATGCCCTTCCCCGCCACGCTCACGGTCCTCGAGCGCGGGCAGGAGCGTTTCAATATTTACTGCACGCCCTGCCATTCACGCGTGGGGAACGGCGATGGCATGATCGTGCAGCGTGGATACAAGCCGGCGGGAAATTATCATGACTCCAAACGCCTCAATCAGCCGCTGAGCCATTACTTCTTTGTGATGAGCAACGGCTACGGCGCAATGCCCGACTACTCCGCGCAACTGACGCCGGCGGATCGCTGGGCTGTCGCGGCGTATATCCGGGCGTTGCAGTTGAGTCAGAACGCGAAAGAGTCTGATGTGCCCCAGGGTGTGCATGTCCAGAACCTGAGCGATGTCGCGGAGCAGCAGGGACTTCCGGCGAGTTTTGCCGGCCCGTGGCCGATGGCTACAGGTACCGAGGTCAATGCGCTGCCACCAGTGGGCAACGTCGCTGGTGCTCCAGCGGAGAACCCGAAGACGCCGACTTTAACGCCGCAGCCTGCAACTGCGACAGGTGCGAAAAAAGGCGAAACAACTTCGCCCGAGCCTAAGCAATAA
- a CDS encoding DUF3341 domain-containing protein, with protein MPIIEGTYGLLAEFDTPSDLVRAAQAAYDSGYRRMDCYTPYPVEEAAAAIGFHRDNVSLICLIGGLLGVVAMFSLETWISVWAYPLNIAGRPYYSWPAFIVPAYEWTILFSGLSAAFGMLAVCGLPQVYHPLFNAPNFRRGATSDKFFLCLESTDPKFDVAESRAFLESWQPVSVVEVEY; from the coding sequence ATGCCGATCATTGAAGGAACCTACGGATTGCTCGCCGAGTTCGACACGCCCAGCGACCTGGTGCGGGCCGCGCAGGCTGCCTATGACTCCGGTTATCGCCGAATGGATTGCTATACGCCATACCCGGTCGAAGAAGCGGCCGCGGCGATCGGCTTCCATCGCGACAACGTTTCGCTGATCTGCCTGATCGGGGGACTGCTCGGTGTAGTCGCCATGTTCAGCCTGGAGACGTGGATCTCGGTCTGGGCTTACCCGCTGAACATTGCAGGTCGTCCCTATTATTCGTGGCCGGCCTTTATCGTCCCGGCCTACGAATGGACGATTCTCTTCTCCGGGCTTTCGGCCGCATTTGGCATGCTCGCCGTATGCGGACTGCCGCAGGTCTACCACCCCCTGTTCAACGCACCCAACTTCCGCAGGGGCGCCACCTCGGACAAGTTTTTCCTTTGTCTGGAATCAACCGATCCGAAGTTCGATGTTGCAGAATCACGGGCATTTCTTGAAAGCTGGCAGCCGGTCTCCGTGGTGGAGGTGGAGTATTAA
- the coxB gene encoding cytochrome c oxidase subunit II: MHYISPVLWQFLEKFLSRLPLFPPEASSIAPYSDAFFLYLLLISVFGTMVVIAMVVSFSILYRKDRHPEAIQIEGSTLLETTWTIIPLGLFLIAFVWGALLYFRIYNPPTNAMNIYIVGKQWMWKAEHPGGQHEINALHVPTGKAVQLTMISQDVFHSFSIPAFRVKREVIPGRYTTVWFEATKPGTYHLFCTQYCGTLHSQMIGEIVAMTPDDYQKWTAGSTSGSSLAQNGERLFASLGCASCHSGSADAHGPSLAEVYGGKLQMANGSVVTVDDAFLRDTILNPTMHQVAGYSPIMPTYQGQVSEDGLISLVEYIKNLNSNYRVHQTLNTSHVETVAPAAPAAGQGMVKQ, from the coding sequence ATGCATTACATCAGTCCAGTACTCTGGCAATTTCTCGAGAAATTCCTCAGCCGCTTGCCGCTGTTTCCACCCGAGGCGTCGAGCATTGCTCCGTACTCCGACGCGTTCTTCCTTTACCTGCTTCTCATCTCGGTGTTTGGAACGATGGTGGTCATAGCGATGGTGGTTTCCTTCTCCATCCTTTACCGCAAGGATAGACACCCGGAGGCCATCCAGATCGAAGGCTCCACGCTGCTGGAGACGACTTGGACCATTATTCCCCTGGGTCTTTTCCTGATTGCGTTTGTCTGGGGCGCGCTGCTTTATTTCCGTATCTACAACCCGCCCACAAACGCCATGAATATCTATATCGTGGGCAAGCAATGGATGTGGAAGGCCGAGCATCCCGGCGGCCAGCACGAGATCAACGCCCTGCACGTTCCCACCGGCAAGGCAGTGCAGCTCACCATGATCTCGCAGGATGTCTTCCACAGCTTTTCTATACCGGCATTCCGCGTCAAGCGCGAAGTGATCCCCGGTCGCTATACCACCGTATGGTTCGAAGCCACCAAGCCCGGTACCTATCATCTGTTCTGCACGCAATATTGCGGCACACTCCACTCGCAGATGATCGGCGAAATCGTCGCTATGACGCCGGACGATTATCAGAAGTGGACGGCCGGATCCACCAGCGGCTCCTCGCTCGCGCAGAATGGGGAGCGCCTCTTTGCCAGCCTAGGCTGCGCCTCCTGCCATTCGGGTAGCGCGGACGCGCACGGTCCCAGCCTGGCTGAGGTATACGGCGGCAAGTTGCAGATGGCAAACGGCTCGGTCGTCACCGTGGATGACGCCTTCCTGCGCGACACGATTCTGAATCCAACCATGCATCAGGTCGCGGGGTACTCGCCGATCATGCCTACTTATCAAGGCCAGGTCAGTGAGGACGGTTTAATCAGTCTCGTCGAATACATCAAGAACTTAAACTCGAACTATCGCGTCCATCAGACGCTGAACACGAGCCATGTAGAGACCGTCGCGCCCGCAGCGCCGGCGGCCGGGCAGGGGATGGTGAAGCAATGA
- a CDS encoding SCO family protein has product MQILSKIRESRTGKGALALAAGLAFATSAASAQVSSYGDKQMGDPAGDHLPAVLTRATIVQKLNTQIPLDGQFIDETGKAVRMGDYFGRRPAILSLVYYNCPMLCSEELNGLVGALEMVKFRPGKDFDIIVASIDPSETPELAAKKKAFYIKRYGHPETANGWHFLTGQQPAINALADATGFGYVRVPGPDGKLTQFAHASSIELVTPDGKLSQYYLGVEYSPKDLRLGLVEASEHRIGSPVDAIMTYCYHYDPTLSRHSLIVARVVQLGCMITMLCLGGYMIVMFRRDRKSEKAMPVPNWKNVNG; this is encoded by the coding sequence ATGCAGATACTGAGCAAAATTCGGGAAAGCAGAACGGGAAAAGGCGCGTTGGCGCTCGCGGCCGGACTTGCGTTCGCCACCTCGGCTGCTTCGGCACAGGTTTCAAGTTATGGCGACAAGCAGATGGGAGATCCCGCAGGCGATCACCTGCCTGCCGTGCTGACCAGGGCCACCATCGTGCAGAAGCTCAATACGCAGATTCCGCTAGACGGCCAGTTTATTGACGAAACCGGAAAAGCCGTCCGCATGGGCGACTACTTCGGGAGGCGTCCGGCCATTCTGTCGCTGGTCTATTACAACTGCCCGATGCTCTGTTCTGAGGAACTGAACGGCCTCGTTGGCGCGCTTGAAATGGTAAAGTTCCGCCCGGGCAAGGATTTCGACATTATTGTCGCCAGTATTGATCCGAGCGAGACGCCGGAGCTTGCAGCGAAGAAGAAGGCGTTCTACATCAAGCGCTATGGTCATCCGGAAACGGCGAATGGCTGGCACTTCCTCACCGGGCAGCAACCGGCGATCAACGCGCTCGCCGATGCAACCGGCTTCGGTTATGTTCGCGTCCCCGGCCCGGATGGCAAGCTGACGCAGTTTGCGCACGCCAGTTCCATCGAACTGGTGACCCCGGATGGAAAGCTTTCGCAGTATTACCTCGGCGTTGAATATTCGCCGAAAGATTTGCGGCTCGGGCTGGTGGAAGCGTCAGAGCACAGGATCGGCTCTCCGGTCGATGCGATCATGACCTACTGCTACCACTACGACCCGACTCTGAGCAGGCACAGCCTGATTGTCGCGCGTGTGGTGCAGTTGGGTTGCATGATCACGATGCTTTGCCTCGGTGGGTACATGATCGTGATGTTCCGGCGTGATCGAAAGTCAGAAAAGGCCATGCCGGTACCAAACTGGAAAAACGTGAACGGATAA